A part of Miscanthus floridulus cultivar M001 chromosome 6, ASM1932011v1, whole genome shotgun sequence genomic DNA contains:
- the LOC136457044 gene encoding uncharacterized protein isoform X1, with product MGPQLAAVGPAIISPRFRTTLPCRTRPRGLTSWRRAALPKDEDYYLIDAEESIGDGFSFSGGKYGDGPSKSDEWFAQGKMVNAYPVYGDKGKAKDPFFGLTMGSGSQSSDDVFRWFCMEAGSSSNPKVLLIHGLPSQAYSYRNVMPVLSDKYHAMAFDWLGFGFSDKPQPKYGFDYTLDEYASSLESLVNAVAPDKLSIVVQGYFAPIAVKYASEHQDKLNHLVLVNPPITDKHVNLPSTLASFSNFLLGEIFSQDPLRASDKVLTSCGPYLMKEEDAMVYRRPYLVSGSSGFALNAISKAMKKDLKAYIESMRSILRSNSWKTKTTVCWGMRDCWLSYDGVEDFFGGLNQKIVELPMAGHHVQEDRGEELGNIIRSILR from the exons ATGGGGCCGCAGCTCGCCGCAGTTGGCCCCGCCATAATCTCGCCGCGCTTCCGCACCACCCTTCCCTGCCGCACCCGGCCAAGGGGGCTCACCTCTTGGCGCCGCGCCGCGCTCCCCAAGGACGAG GATTATTACTTGATCGATGCGGAGGAGTCCATTGGGGATGGCTTCTCTTTCAGTGGAG GGAAGTACGGGGACGGACCAAGTAAGTCAGACGAGTGGTTTGCTCAAGGGAAAATG GTAAACGCTTACCCAGTATATGGGGACAAAGGGAAAGCAAAAGATCCATTCTTTGGCCTGACGATGGGATCAGGATCTCAATCTTCTGATGACGTTTTCAG ATGGTTCTGTATGGAGGCTGGGAGCTCTTCTAATCCTAAAGTGCTTTTAATTCACGGGTTGCCATCGCAG GCATACTCTTACCGCAATGTGATGCCTGTACTGTCAGACAAATATCATGCCATGGCTTTTGATTGGCTCG GGTTTGGATTTTCTGATAAGCCTCAACCAAAATATGGTTTTGACTATACTCTTGATG AGTATGCCTCATCCTTGGAATCTCTAGTCAATGCTGTTGCTCCTGATAAGCTCTCTATTGTTGTTCAG GGCTACTTTGCTCCGATTGCAGTCAAATATGCTAGTGAACATCAAGACAAATTGAATCATCTTGTACTAGTGAATCCACCG ATAACTGATAAACATGTGAATCTTCCATCCACCTTGGCTTCATTCAGCAACTTCTTGTTGGGCGAGATATTTTCTCAG GATCCTCTCAGAGCTAGTGATAAGGTATTGACTAGTTGTGGTCCATACTTGATGaaggaagaagatgctatggtGTATAGAAGGCCATACCTTGTCTCTGGTTCCTCTGGGTTTGCACTTAATGCAATAAGCAAAGCTATGAAAAAGGACCTTAAG GCTTACATTGAATCCATGAGAAGCATATTAAGAAGTAATTCGTGGAAAACAAAGACAACAGTATGCTGGGGCATGAGAGATTGTTGGCTCAGCTATGATGGGGTGGAAGATTTTTTTGGAGGCCTAAACCAGAAGATTGTAGAGCTACCTATG GCGGGGCACCATGTGCAAGAGGACCGTGGTGAAGAATTAGGCAATATAATCAGAAGTATACTGAG ATGA
- the LOC136457044 gene encoding uncharacterized protein isoform X2, translating to MGPQLAAVGPAIISPRFRTTLPCRTRPRGLTSWRRAALPKDEDYYLIDAEESIGDGFSFSGGKYGDGPSKSDEWFAQGKMVNAYPVYGDKGKAKDPFFGLTMGSGSQSSDDVFRWFCMEAGSSSNPKVLLIHGLPSQAYSYRNVMPVLSDKYHAMAFDWLGFGFSDKPQPKYGFDYTLDEYASSLESLVNAVAPDKLSIVVQGYFAPIAVKYASEHQDKLNHLVLVNPPITDKHVNLPSTLASFSNFLLGEIFSQEEDAMVYRRPYLVSGSSGFALNAISKAMKKDLKAYIESMRSILRSNSWKTKTTVCWGMRDCWLSYDGVEDFFGGLNQKIVELPMAGHHVQEDRGEELGNIIRSILR from the exons ATGGGGCCGCAGCTCGCCGCAGTTGGCCCCGCCATAATCTCGCCGCGCTTCCGCACCACCCTTCCCTGCCGCACCCGGCCAAGGGGGCTCACCTCTTGGCGCCGCGCCGCGCTCCCCAAGGACGAG GATTATTACTTGATCGATGCGGAGGAGTCCATTGGGGATGGCTTCTCTTTCAGTGGAG GGAAGTACGGGGACGGACCAAGTAAGTCAGACGAGTGGTTTGCTCAAGGGAAAATG GTAAACGCTTACCCAGTATATGGGGACAAAGGGAAAGCAAAAGATCCATTCTTTGGCCTGACGATGGGATCAGGATCTCAATCTTCTGATGACGTTTTCAG ATGGTTCTGTATGGAGGCTGGGAGCTCTTCTAATCCTAAAGTGCTTTTAATTCACGGGTTGCCATCGCAG GCATACTCTTACCGCAATGTGATGCCTGTACTGTCAGACAAATATCATGCCATGGCTTTTGATTGGCTCG GGTTTGGATTTTCTGATAAGCCTCAACCAAAATATGGTTTTGACTATACTCTTGATG AGTATGCCTCATCCTTGGAATCTCTAGTCAATGCTGTTGCTCCTGATAAGCTCTCTATTGTTGTTCAG GGCTACTTTGCTCCGATTGCAGTCAAATATGCTAGTGAACATCAAGACAAATTGAATCATCTTGTACTAGTGAATCCACCG ATAACTGATAAACATGTGAATCTTCCATCCACCTTGGCTTCATTCAGCAACTTCTTGTTGGGCGAGATATTTTCTCAG gaagaagatgctatggtGTATAGAAGGCCATACCTTGTCTCTGGTTCCTCTGGGTTTGCACTTAATGCAATAAGCAAAGCTATGAAAAAGGACCTTAAG GCTTACATTGAATCCATGAGAAGCATATTAAGAAGTAATTCGTGGAAAACAAAGACAACAGTATGCTGGGGCATGAGAGATTGTTGGCTCAGCTATGATGGGGTGGAAGATTTTTTTGGAGGCCTAAACCAGAAGATTGTAGAGCTACCTATG GCGGGGCACCATGTGCAAGAGGACCGTGGTGAAGAATTAGGCAATATAATCAGAAGTATACTGAG ATGA
- the LOC136457044 gene encoding uncharacterized protein isoform X3 encodes MGPQLAAVGPAIISPRFRTTLPCRTRPRGLTSWRRAALPKDEDYYLIDAEESIGDGFSFSGGKYGDGPSKSDEWFAQGKMVNAYPVYGDKGKAKDPFFGLTMGSGSQSSDDVFRWFCMEAGSSSNPKVLLIHGLPSQAYSYRNVMPVLSDKYHAMAFDWLGFGFSDKPQPKYGFDYTLDEYASSLESLVNAVAPDKLSIVVQGYFAPIAVKYASEHQDKLNHLVLVNPPITDKHVNLPSTLASFSNFLLGEIFSQVSRHPFQLNFNPITVLVLRPDVTPSLEFFQDPLRASDKVLTSCGPYLMKEEDAMVYRRPYLVSGSSGFALNAISKAMKKDLKAYIESMRSILRSNSWKTKTTVCWGMRDCWLSYDGVEDFFGGLNQKIVELPMAGHHVQEDRGEELGNIIRSILR; translated from the exons ATGGGGCCGCAGCTCGCCGCAGTTGGCCCCGCCATAATCTCGCCGCGCTTCCGCACCACCCTTCCCTGCCGCACCCGGCCAAGGGGGCTCACCTCTTGGCGCCGCGCCGCGCTCCCCAAGGACGAG GATTATTACTTGATCGATGCGGAGGAGTCCATTGGGGATGGCTTCTCTTTCAGTGGAG GGAAGTACGGGGACGGACCAAGTAAGTCAGACGAGTGGTTTGCTCAAGGGAAAATG GTAAACGCTTACCCAGTATATGGGGACAAAGGGAAAGCAAAAGATCCATTCTTTGGCCTGACGATGGGATCAGGATCTCAATCTTCTGATGACGTTTTCAG ATGGTTCTGTATGGAGGCTGGGAGCTCTTCTAATCCTAAAGTGCTTTTAATTCACGGGTTGCCATCGCAG GCATACTCTTACCGCAATGTGATGCCTGTACTGTCAGACAAATATCATGCCATGGCTTTTGATTGGCTCG GGTTTGGATTTTCTGATAAGCCTCAACCAAAATATGGTTTTGACTATACTCTTGATG AGTATGCCTCATCCTTGGAATCTCTAGTCAATGCTGTTGCTCCTGATAAGCTCTCTATTGTTGTTCAG GGCTACTTTGCTCCGATTGCAGTCAAATATGCTAGTGAACATCAAGACAAATTGAATCATCTTGTACTAGTGAATCCACCG ATAACTGATAAACATGTGAATCTTCCATCCACCTTGGCTTCATTCAGCAACTTCTTGTTGGGCGAGATATTTTCTCAGGTCAGCAGGCATCCATTTCAACTGAATTTTAACCCTATAACTGTTTTGGTTTTGCGTCCAGATGTAACTCCTTCACTAGAATTCTTTCAGGATCCTCTCAGAGCTAGTGATAAGGTATTGACTAGTTGTGGTCCATACTTGATGaaggaagaagatgctatggtGTATAGAAGGCCATACCTTGTCTCTGGTTCCTCTGGGTTTGCACTTAATGCAATAAGCAAAGCTATGAAAAAGGACCTTAAG GCTTACATTGAATCCATGAGAAGCATATTAAGAAGTAATTCGTGGAAAACAAAGACAACAGTATGCTGGGGCATGAGAGATTGTTGGCTCAGCTATGATGGGGTGGAAGATTTTTTTGGAGGCCTAAACCAGAAGATTGTAGAGCTACCTATG GCGGGGCACCATGTGCAAGAGGACCGTGGTGAAGAATTAGGCAATATAATCAGAAGTATACTGAGGTAA